In the Mus pahari chromosome 19, PAHARI_EIJ_v1.1, whole genome shotgun sequence genome, one interval contains:
- the LOC110336798 gene encoding cytochrome c oxidase subunit 6B2 isoform X1, whose product MLGVQAQKPPPGQWTTPPFDPRFPNQNQTRNCYQNFLDYHRCVKTMNRRGKSTQPCEYYFRVFHSLCPISWVQRWNEQIKQGTFPGKI is encoded by the exons ATGCTGGGTGTTCAAGCCCAGAAGCCTCCTCCGGGCCAATGGACAACGCCGCCCTTTGATCCGCGCTTCCCTAACCAGAACCAGACGCGTAACTGCTACCAGAATTTTCTGG ACTACCACCGGTGTGTGAAGACCATGAATCGGCGCGGAAAGAGCACACAACCCTGCGAGTACTATTTCCGTGTATTCCACTCACTGTGTCCCATCAGCTGG GTGCAGCGCTGGAATGAGCAGATCAAGCAGGGAACTTTCCCGGGCAAAATCTGA
- the LOC110336798 gene encoding cytochrome c oxidase subunit 6B2 isoform X2: MLGVQAQKPPPGQWTTPPFDPRFPNQNQTRNCYQNFLDYHRCVKTMNRRGKSTQPCECSAGMSRSSRELSRAKSDLALERCSPGGINP, from the exons ATGCTGGGTGTTCAAGCCCAGAAGCCTCCTCCGGGCCAATGGACAACGCCGCCCTTTGATCCGCGCTTCCCTAACCAGAACCAGACGCGTAACTGCTACCAGAATTTTCTGG ACTACCACCGGTGTGTGAAGACCATGAATCGGCGCGGAAAGAGCACACAACCCTGCGA GTGCAGCGCTGGAATGAGCAGATCAAGCAGGGAACTTTCCCGGGCAAAATCTGACCTTGCACTTGAGCGCTGCTCCCCTGGCGGCATCAACCCCTAG
- the LOC110336798 gene encoding cytochrome c oxidase subunit 6B2 isoform X3, with protein MLGVQAQKPPPGQWTTPPFDPRFPNQNQTRNCYQNFLDYHRCVKTMNRRGKSTQPCAALE; from the exons ATGCTGGGTGTTCAAGCCCAGAAGCCTCCTCCGGGCCAATGGACAACGCCGCCCTTTGATCCGCGCTTCCCTAACCAGAACCAGACGCGTAACTGCTACCAGAATTTTCTGG ACTACCACCGGTGTGTGAAGACCATGAATCGGCGCGGAAAGAGCACACAACCCT GTGCAGCGCTGGAATGA